A stretch of Fusarium poae strain DAOMC 252244 chromosome 2, whole genome shotgun sequence DNA encodes these proteins:
- a CDS encoding hypothetical protein (TransMembrane:14 (i73-90o110-130i142-163o169-187i199-219o231-251i286-305o317-335i347-371o391-409i421-440o446-468i480-507o561-579i)): MGVLDKVQLTLGRKGNEGAAAEQPVTVTTSVNEKDQEAGVFPDDGSNSDAVTENAQHGVQTVEATTLAWSKKALVGVFIFMWLIYLTNGFQSQINYTLVPYASSEWESHSLIPVIGVVANCMTAAVYIPLSKILDLWGRAEGFLLMVLFATIGMIMMAASQNLPTYCAAYVFWQVGWSGLTYSIDVITADSTQLKNRGLAYAFTSSPYMITAFAGPKSAEAFLLNDDQWRWGFGTFSIVLPVVAAPLYALLRYNLQKAKRQGLLARESSDRSVLESIKWGLIEFDAAGAFLFAAGLVIFLLPFSIASMAPQGWKTPYIIAMIVLGIVLLAVFGLYERFVAPKPFLRFDILVSRTVIGVCLLDFIYMIAYYCWNSYFTSFLQVVNNLPPSEAGYVSNTFEIVSGILLFIVGYSMHKTGRFKWLLCIGIPLYIFAQGLMIHFRQPGQSIGYLVMCEVFISIAGATFILCMQVGILAAVEHQYVATALATLSVTGNIGAAVGGTISAAIWTNTFEAKLSEYLPASAQENAALIAGDLDSQLSYEMGSPERLAIQKAYGYGQARMLGAGTGIMAIALVSLFLIKNYDLRKIKQTKGTVF, translated from the exons ATGGGAGTTCTCGACAAGGTTCAGCTCACCCTCGGGCGCAAGGGCAATGAgggtgctgctgctgagcagCCCGTAACTGTCACCACCTCCGTTAACGAAAAGGACCAGGAAGCTGGTGTTTTCCCCGATGATGGGAGCAACAGCGATGCTGTTACCGAGAATGCGCAGCATGGTGTTCAGACTGTTGAGGCTACCACGTTGGCGTGGAGCAAGAAAGCTCTTGTTGGCGTCTTCATCTT TATGTGGTTGATCTACCTTACCAACGGTTTCCAAAGTCAGATCAATTACACTCTAGTTCCCTACGCAAGCAGTGAGTGGGAATCACACTCCCTCATTCCTGTCATTGGCGTTGTCGCCAATTGTATGACTGCCGCTGTATACATCCCTCTGTCCAAGATTCTCGATCTCTGGGGTCGTGCTGAGGGCTTCCTCCTCATGGTCCTCTTTGCAACTATCGGAATGATCATGATGGCTGCCAGCCAGAACCTTCCTACCTACTGCGCTGCCTAT GTCTTCTGGCAGGTTGGCTGGTCCGGTCTGACCTACAGTATCGACGTTATCACGGCCGACTCTACACAACTCAAGAACCGAGGTCTCGCATACGCTTTCACCTCGTCTCCCTACATGATCACCGCCTTTGCCGGTCCCAAGTCCGCTGAGGCATTCCTCCTCAATGATGACCAGTGGCGATGGGGCTTTGGTACCTTCTCCATTGTCCTCCCTGTTGTCGCTGCGCCTCTCTACGCCCTTTTGAGGTACAACCTCCAGAAGGCCAAGAGACAAGGTCTCCTCGCTCGTGAGTCCAGTGACCGATCAGTCTTGGAGAGCATCAAGTGGGGTCTTATCGAGTTCGATG CTGCCGGTGCTTTCCTTTTCGCTGCCGGTCtcgtcatcttcctcctcccctTCTCCATCGCTAGCATGGCTCCTCAAGGGTGGAAGACACCTTACATCATTGCCATGATCGTCCTCGGAATCGTGCTTCTGGCCGTCTTCGGTCTCTACGAGCGCTTTGTCGCCCCCAAGCCCTTCCTCCGATTCGACATTCTCGTCAGCCGCACCGTTATTGGTGTCTGTCTTCTCGACTTCATATACATGATTGCCTACTACTGTTGGAACAGTTACTTCACCTCGTTCCTCCAGGTTGTCAACAATCTTCCCCCTTCGGAGGCTGGATATGTCAGCAACACATTTGAGATTGTCTCTGGTATCCTTCTATTCATCGTTGGTTACAGTATGCACAAGACCGGACGCTTCAAGTGGCTTCTGTGTATCGGTATTCCTCTGTATATCTTTGCCCAGGGCCTTATGATCCACTTTCGCCAGCCTGGTCAGTCTATCGGCTACCTTGTCATGTGTGAGGTCTTTATCTCGATTGCAGGCGCTACCTTTATTCTGTGCATGCAGGTTGGTATCCTCGCTGCCGTCGAGCATCAGTACGTTGCTACCGCACTCGCCACTCTGAGTGTTACCGGAAACATCGGAGCTGCTGTCGGTGGTACTATCTCTGCCGCCATCTGGACCAACACCTTCGAAGCGAAGCTCTCCGAGTACCTTCCTGCTTCTGCCCAAGAGAACGCCGCCCTCATCGCGGGAGACTTGGATAGCCAGTTGTCGTATGAGATGGGCAGCCCTGAGCGCCTTGCCATCCAGAAAGCTTATGGATATGGCCAGGCTAGAATGCTTGGTGCCGGTACTGGAATCATGGCGATAGCCcttgtttctttgttcttgatCAAGAACTACGATCTCAGGAAGATCAAGCAGACCAAGGGTACCGTGTTTTAA